The following are encoded together in the Amblyraja radiata isolate CabotCenter1 chromosome 27, sAmbRad1.1.pri, whole genome shotgun sequence genome:
- the wdtc1 gene encoding WD and tetratricopeptide repeats protein 1, protein MELFNVTRDITQRQIKERNTLQFERRYHVIDPFIKRLGLECELEGHSGCVNCLEWNEKGDLLASGSDDQHIILWDPFSCKKLLTMHTGHTANIFTVKFLPHSNDRTLITGAADSKVHVHDLNVKETIHMFGEHTNRVKRIAAAPMWPNTFWSAAEDGTVRQYDLRESSKRSQILVDLTEYCGQHVEAKCLAINPQNNNYLAVGASGPFVRLYDVRMIHNHRKAVKPSSAPGVQTFCDRYKSVPDGAVQYYVAGHLPVKQPDYNNRLRVLVATYVAFNPDGTELLVNMGGEQVYLFDLTNKQKPYTFLLPKKCHSNDLQNGKSMANGVTNGIHLHSNGFRLSEAWPQSSVPSELSPHLEKLKQQANDAFSLQQWTQAIQLYSKAIQQAARNPMLYGNRAAAFMKRKWDGDHYDALRDCLKAISLNPSHLKAHFRLARCLFELKYVAEALECLDDFKGRFPEQAHSSACDALDRDIKAVLFAKTDNSDEKKTGSTTPIRIRSSGRKDSISDDEVILRERGYDYKSRYCGHCNTTTDIKEANFFGSNGQYIVSGSDDGSFFIWEKETTNLVRVLQGDESIVNCLQPHPRHCFLATSGIDPVVRLWSPRPESEDQNERVIEDMEGASQANQRRMNADPLEVMLLNMGYRITGLTNSGMASDDEENTEGQVQCRPS, encoded by the exons ATGGAGCTGTTTAATGTAACCAGGGACATCACCCAACGGCAGATAAAG GAGCGGAACACTCTGCAGTTTGAGCGTCGATACCATGTCATTGATCCGTTCATCAAGCGATTGGGCCTGGAGTGTGAGCTTGAG GGTCACTCTGGCTGCGTGAACTGTCTGGAATGGAATGAAAAGGGCGA TTTGCTGGCCTCTGGATCAGATGATCAGCACATCATTCTGTGGGATCCTTTTAGCTGCAAGAAACTGCTGACTATGCATACTGGGCACACTGCTAATATATTCACAGTGAAG TTCCTTCCTCACTCGAATGATCGCACACTGATTACCGGGGCTGCTGATTCCAAGGTGCATGTCCACGACTTGAATGTTAAGGAAACTATTCATATGTTTGGCGAGCACACCAATCGTGTGAAGCGAATTGCAGCAGCTCCCATGTGGCCCAACACGTTCTGGAGTGCAGCAGAAGACGGAACAGTGAG ACAGTATGATCTAAGGGAGAGCAGCAAGCGCTCACAGATATTGGTGGATCTCACGGAATACTGCGGACaacatgtggaggccaagtgcctGGCCATTAATCCTCAAAACAACAACTATCTGGCTGTCGGGGCAAGTGGGCCCTTTGTGCGTCTCTATGACGTTCGCATGATTCACAATCACAG AAAAGCAGTAAAACCGAGCTCAGCGCCTGGAGTGCAAACATTCTGTGACAGGTACAAATCTGTGCCAGATGGAGCTGTTCAGTATTATGTAGCAG gTCACCTGCCGGTAAAACAACCGGATTATAATAATCGACTTCGAGTGCTCGTGGCCACGTATGTGGCCTTCAATCCTGATGGAACTGAGCTCCTGGTCAACATGGGAGGAGAGCAG GTTTATTTGTTTGATCTAACGAATAAGCAAAAGCCCTACACATTCTTGCTGCCCAAGAAGTGCCACTCCAATG ATTTACAGAATGGAAAatcaatggctaatggagttacaAATGGAATCCACCTTCACAGTAATGGCTTCAGGCTATCAGAGGCATGGCCACAAAGTAG TGTTCCCTCTGAATTGTCACCACATTTAGAGAAGCTCAAACAACAAGCAAACGATGCCTTCTCTCTGCAACAATGGACACAGGCTATTCAGCTTTATAGCAAGGCCATTCAGCAAGCTGCCCGAAACCCCATGCTTTATGGTAACAGAGCCGCAGCCTTCATGAAGCGCAAATG GGATGGAGACCATTACGATGCTCTCAGAGACTGTCTGAAAGCAATTTCTTTGAATCCCTCCCACCTGAAGGCCCATTTCCGTCTGGCACGTTGTTTGTTTGAGTTGAAGTATGTTGCTGAGGCTTTGGAGTGCCTTGATGACTTTAAGGGCCGTTTTCCTGAACAAGCCCATAGCAGCGCCTGTGATGCACTAGACCGAGACATCAAGGCAGTGCTCTTTGCAAAGACTGATAACT CTGATGAGAAAAAGACAGGATCTACAACACCAATCCGTATCCGATCAAGTGGCAGGAAAGATTCCATCTCTGATGATGAGGTGATTCTGAGAGAGCGAGGTTATGACTACAAATCACGCTATTGTGGCCACTGTAATACCACCACTGACATAAAAGAAGCCAACTTTTTTGGAAG TAATGGTCAGTACATTGTCAGTGGTTCCGACGATGGATCCTTTTTCATCTGGGAGAAAGAGACGACAAACCTTGTTCGTGTTCTACAGGGTGATGAGTCGATTGTGAACTGTCTGCAACCACACCCAAGGCACTGCTTCCTCGCAACAAGCGGCATTGATCCTGTGGTTCGTCTCTGGAGTCCAAGACCAGAG aGTGAAGATCAAAATGAGAGAGTAATTGAGGACATGGAAGGAGCTTCACAGGCAAACCAACGGCGAATGAATGCAGACCCTCTAGAAGTAATGCTTTTAAACATGGGATACAGGATCACTGGACTGACCAACAGTGGGATGGCCTCGGATGATGAGGAAAACACTGAAGGCCAGGTGCAGTGCCGGCCAAGTTAA